A stretch of the Mesorhizobium sp. Pch-S genome encodes the following:
- the cobD gene encoding threonine-phosphate decarboxylase CobD: MRLPGEAIAAVDHGGSLGRARALFPDAPEPFVDLSTGINPHSYPLFDPPATAFTRLPEAARLAELQAVAATTYGAPSAAHVVAGPGTQILLPRVASLVSAGRALVLSPTYAEHARAAAIAGHVVAETTDFDALAEADVAILVNPNNPDGRVVSRERLLGLADAMKAKGGLLVVDEAFMDVGPRDASLAADAGQGGLVVLRSFGKFFGLAGVRLGFALTDRATAAQLGSQLGPWAVAGPTLEYGIRALTDIAWQERMRQQLNADAARLDALFLRQGVPIKGGTSLFRYLDFGGARRLFSALGRQGILLRHFVERPDTLRSGLPGSEHEWQRLDAALAGWAAKHDGSQNRIRA, encoded by the coding sequence ATGAGGCTTCCAGGCGAGGCAATTGCGGCAGTTGATCACGGCGGAAGCCTCGGCCGGGCGCGGGCACTGTTTCCTGACGCACCGGAGCCGTTTGTCGATCTCTCGACCGGGATCAATCCGCACTCCTATCCGCTTTTCGATCCGCCCGCCACAGCGTTCACCCGATTGCCGGAAGCTGCCCGGCTTGCCGAATTGCAGGCGGTTGCCGCAACGACCTATGGCGCACCTTCGGCAGCCCATGTCGTCGCAGGCCCGGGCACACAGATCCTGTTGCCGCGCGTCGCCTCACTGGTGAGTGCGGGGCGCGCGCTGGTGCTGTCGCCGACCTATGCCGAGCATGCCCGGGCGGCTGCCATCGCCGGTCATGTCGTTGCCGAAACCACTGATTTCGACGCCCTGGCCGAAGCGGACGTCGCCATCCTGGTGAATCCCAACAATCCGGATGGACGCGTCGTTTCGCGCGAACGGCTGCTCGGGCTCGCCGATGCCATGAAAGCCAAGGGCGGTCTGCTGGTGGTCGACGAGGCGTTCATGGACGTTGGCCCGCGCGATGCAAGTCTTGCTGCCGACGCCGGTCAGGGTGGGTTGGTGGTCCTGCGCTCCTTCGGCAAGTTCTTCGGGCTGGCCGGTGTGCGGCTCGGGTTCGCTTTGACGGACAGGGCAACGGCTGCACAACTGGGCAGTCAACTCGGTCCCTGGGCGGTGGCAGGGCCAACGCTGGAATACGGAATTCGCGCGCTCACTGACATCGCCTGGCAGGAGCGGATGCGGCAGCAATTGAACGCTGATGCCGCACGGCTCGATGCGCTGTTCCTGCGTCAAGGCGTGCCGATCAAGGGTGGAACGTCGTTGTTCCGCTACCTCGATTTCGGCGGTGCTCGACGTCTGTTCAGCGCACTTGGCCGACAGGGCATCCTGCTGCGCCATTTCGTGGAGCGACCGGATACGCTGCGTTCCGGCCTGCCCGGGTCGGAACACGAGTGGCAGCGGCTCGACGCCGCTCTTGCCGGCTGGGCCGCAAAGCACGATGGTTCGCAAAACAGGATACGCGCATGA
- a CDS encoding tyrosine phosphatase family protein — MIIVCPLSKVEATVNRAGAERLLSLLAAGTDMVRPAAIRPENHLHLVMHDIAEAQEGMTLPGEEHVRALLGFAQGWNRSRPLVVNCYAGISRSTASAYIIAAALAPERDEMELARTLRWLSPSATPNPRLVAVADHILGRDGRMVAAIASIGRGADAYEGVPFELEIE, encoded by the coding sequence ATGATCATCGTCTGTCCGCTCTCCAAGGTCGAGGCTACGGTCAATCGTGCCGGTGCCGAGCGACTGCTGTCTTTGCTGGCGGCCGGTACGGACATGGTGCGTCCGGCGGCAATCCGGCCGGAAAATCATCTGCATCTCGTCATGCACGACATCGCAGAGGCACAGGAAGGCATGACGCTGCCCGGCGAAGAGCATGTGCGCGCGCTGCTTGGTTTCGCGCAAGGCTGGAATCGGTCGCGGCCGCTGGTGGTCAATTGCTATGCCGGCATCAGCCGCTCGACGGCTTCGGCCTACATCATTGCGGCTGCTCTCGCCCCGGAACGCGACGAGATGGAACTGGCCAGGACATTGCGCTGGCTATCGCCTTCGGCCACGCCAAATCCGCGCCTTGTCGCGGTGGCCGATCACATCCTTGGCCGCGATGGCCGTATGGTGGCTGCCATCGCTTCGATCGGCCGTGGTGCCGACGCCTATGAAGGCGTGCCGTTTGAGCTCGAGATCGAGTAA
- a CDS encoding creatininase family protein, with protein sequence MTTKRRVWWGDFRTTEYAAIDPETTIAVLPVAAIEQHGPHLPVSTDTSIMNGMLETMIARLPTDLDIRILPVQAVGKSNEHVHAPGTLTLPPATLIEAWTELGLSIARAGVKKLVVVNSHGGNEEIMGIVTRELRVRENMLAVKTSWQRFGRPAGMYTELEDRHGIHGGDVETSLMLHFRPDLVDMGKAENFVSNVAKAEKAFSLLRQTGTHAYAWIARDLNPHGVVGDASIATAEKGRLTAEHQADGFITLLKDVRAAKLSDWVL encoded by the coding sequence GTGACGACCAAAAGACGCGTGTGGTGGGGCGATTTCCGTACCACCGAATATGCTGCGATAGACCCGGAAACGACGATCGCGGTTCTGCCGGTGGCGGCGATCGAGCAGCATGGTCCACATCTGCCGGTGTCGACCGACACCAGCATCATGAACGGCATGCTGGAAACGATGATCGCGCGGCTTCCCACCGACCTCGACATCCGAATCCTGCCTGTGCAGGCGGTGGGCAAGTCCAACGAACATGTGCATGCGCCGGGAACACTCACCCTGCCGCCGGCAACGCTGATCGAGGCCTGGACCGAACTTGGCCTTTCCATTGCCCGCGCCGGAGTGAAGAAACTGGTCGTCGTCAACTCGCATGGCGGCAACGAGGAGATCATGGGCATCGTCACGCGCGAGTTGCGCGTGCGCGAAAACATGCTTGCCGTGAAGACGAGCTGGCAACGTTTCGGCCGACCTGCCGGCATGTATACCGAACTTGAAGATCGCCATGGCATCCACGGCGGCGATGTCGAGACTTCCCTGATGCTGCATTTCCGCCCGGATCTGGTCGACATGGGCAAGGCGGAGAACTTCGTCTCCAATGTCGCCAAGGCGGAAAAGGCGTTTTCGCTGCTGCGCCAGACCGGAACGCATGCCTATGCCTGGATCGCGCGTGACCTCAACCCCCATGGCGTGGTGGGGGACGCTTCGATTGCAACCGCCGAAAAAGGTCGCCTGACGGCAGAGCACCAGGCTGATGGGTTCATCACATTGCTGAAGGATGTTCGTGCTGCCAAGTTGAGCGATTGGGTGCTGTAA
- a CDS encoding RidA family protein: MFRYLMPKSIKTPFARYSHGVEVPAGKRLILCAGQVAITADDHIPEGVEEQAELCFRNIAAILAEAGLGLKDVVRINAYVIDRAYLKPYMAVRDRTFADPAPASTLMIVGGFARPEFKVEVEVIAAG; encoded by the coding sequence ATGTTCCGATATTTGATGCCGAAGTCGATCAAGACGCCTTTTGCCCGCTATAGCCATGGCGTCGAGGTCCCTGCCGGCAAGCGGCTCATCCTGTGCGCGGGCCAGGTAGCGATCACCGCGGACGATCACATACCAGAAGGGGTCGAGGAACAGGCGGAACTGTGCTTCAGGAACATCGCAGCCATTCTGGCCGAGGCAGGGCTCGGCCTGAAGGATGTCGTGCGCATCAACGCCTATGTCATCGATCGTGCCTATCTCAAGCCTTACATGGCAGTGCGGGACCGCACCTTTGCCGACCCTGCGCCGGCCTCCACGCTGATGATCGTCGGCGGCTTCGCGCGGCCGGAATTCAAAGTCGAGGTTGAGGTGATTGCGGCGGGATGA
- a CDS encoding ABC transporter substrate-binding protein — protein MSAAIANEKVTFATNWLAQAEHGGYYQAVADGSYAACGLDVTIQQGGPQGSGRPLLMAGKIDFYMGGNMLQAFDAVHQGIPLRVVAATFQKEPQVIMAHPGEGLDKWEDLPKADQYIIGDEGAQSFFLWMVSEFGFDAAKRVPYTFNPAAFIANKKSIQQGYVTSEPHAVAKEGGFQPNLFLLADYGFNTYATTIEAMQTTIDKRPEVVQCFVDGSAKGWYNYLYGDNKAANEAIKKDNPDINDEQIAFSIEMMKKYGIVDSGDTEKLGIGAMTDERMQSFYDKMVKAKVLPAGIDIKQGYTLQFVNKGVGLDLKK, from the coding sequence ATGTCGGCTGCGATCGCCAACGAGAAGGTGACGTTCGCCACCAACTGGCTCGCTCAGGCTGAGCATGGCGGCTACTATCAGGCCGTTGCCGACGGCTCCTATGCGGCCTGCGGCCTTGACGTGACCATCCAGCAGGGGGGTCCACAGGGCAGCGGGCGGCCGCTCCTGATGGCCGGCAAGATCGATTTCTACATGGGCGGCAACATGCTGCAGGCATTCGATGCCGTGCATCAAGGCATTCCCTTGCGCGTCGTCGCGGCCACCTTCCAGAAGGAGCCGCAGGTCATCATGGCGCATCCGGGCGAGGGCCTGGACAAGTGGGAGGACCTGCCCAAGGCCGACCAATACATCATCGGCGATGAGGGCGCGCAGAGCTTCTTCCTGTGGATGGTGTCTGAATTCGGCTTCGACGCAGCCAAGCGCGTGCCTTACACCTTCAATCCCGCTGCCTTCATCGCAAACAAGAAGTCGATCCAGCAGGGCTATGTGACCTCCGAGCCGCATGCCGTGGCCAAGGAGGGCGGCTTCCAGCCTAATCTGTTCCTGCTCGCCGACTACGGCTTCAACACCTACGCCACCACGATCGAGGCGATGCAGACCACGATCGACAAGCGGCCGGAGGTGGTTCAGTGCTTCGTCGATGGCTCGGCCAAGGGCTGGTACAACTACCTCTACGGCGACAACAAGGCCGCCAACGAAGCGATCAAGAAGGACAATCCCGACATCAACGACGAGCAGATCGCCTTCTCCATCGAGATGATGAAGAAGTACGGCATCGTCGATTCCGGTGACACCGAGAAGCTTGGCATCGGCGCCATGACCGACGAGCGCATGCAGAGCTTCTACGACAAGATGGTCAAGGCAAAGGTGCTGCCGGCCGGCATCGACATCAAGCAGGGCTACACGCTGCAGTTCGTGAACAAGGGCGTCGGTCTCGATCTGAAGAAGTGA
- a CDS encoding ABC transporter ATP-binding protein: MLQKVADRDDSWQRGSAPLLSFKGVGKVFSNGVTALDNVDLAIREGDFVSLLGPSGCGKSTALRLIARLSTPTSGHLEWRKALGDDCVGFVFQEPTLLPWASVFDNVWLPLRLRGVSRLKATPAVMEMLARVHLENFADAVPRELSGGMKMRVSIARAMVTKPRVLLMDEPFAALDEITRFKLNNDLLELWQQERFTAVFVTHSVFESVFLSSRIVVMAAKPGRVFRDMAVDAPYPRDEAFRTSPAYAELCRRTSDELSAAMDAKVEARP; encoded by the coding sequence ATGTTGCAGAAGGTGGCCGACAGGGATGACAGCTGGCAGCGCGGAAGCGCGCCGCTGCTTTCGTTCAAAGGCGTGGGCAAGGTCTTCTCCAATGGCGTGACCGCCTTGGACAATGTCGATCTTGCCATTCGCGAAGGCGATTTCGTCAGTCTGCTCGGTCCTTCGGGCTGCGGCAAGTCGACGGCACTCAGGCTGATTGCCAGGCTTTCCACGCCGACCTCCGGCCATCTGGAATGGCGCAAGGCGCTGGGAGACGACTGCGTGGGCTTCGTTTTCCAGGAGCCGACATTGCTGCCCTGGGCAAGTGTGTTCGACAATGTCTGGCTGCCGCTGCGCCTGCGTGGCGTCTCGCGCCTGAAAGCAACGCCGGCGGTAATGGAGATGCTGGCGCGTGTGCATCTGGAGAATTTTGCCGATGCCGTGCCAAGGGAGCTTTCGGGCGGCATGAAGATGCGTGTTTCCATCGCACGCGCCATGGTCACCAAGCCGCGTGTGCTGCTGATGGACGAACCGTTTGCCGCATTGGACGAGATCACACGCTTCAAGCTGAACAACGACCTGCTGGAACTCTGGCAACAGGAGCGTTTCACCGCCGTCTTTGTCACGCACAGCGTGTTCGAAAGCGTCTTCCTGTCCAGCCGCATCGTCGTGATGGCCGCCAAACCGGGACGCGTGTTCCGCGACATGGCCGTCGATGCACCGTATCCGCGTGACGAGGCGTTCCGCACCTCACCGGCCTATGCGGAACTGTGCCGGCGGACATCGGACGAATTGAGTGCGGCCATGGATGCCAAGGTGGAGGCGCGACCATGA
- a CDS encoding ABC transporter permease, with amino-acid sequence MTAIESRSVVLDPEEARRVRQQRLEKIGSWALPLAIMVLAIWFWDRICVWNDIPKYILPRPGVVVQTLQDDAPLLFSSLLVTLKITFLSLALAILGGVGLAVLFAQSKWVEMSFFPFAVILQVTPIVAIFPLINIYVDNQTAKLLLCAWIVAFFPILSNTTLGLNSVDRNLRDLFRLNGATRWQELWHLRLPAAMPYFLGGLKIAGGLSLIGAVVAEFVAGTSGQASGLASRIIEAGYRLNAPRLFAALILISLTGIVIFLALSLLSHLILRRWHESAMKQEA; translated from the coding sequence ATGACCGCCATCGAGAGCCGGTCGGTCGTTCTCGACCCGGAGGAGGCGCGGCGCGTTCGCCAGCAGCGACTGGAAAAGATCGGCTCCTGGGCACTGCCGCTTGCCATCATGGTGCTGGCGATCTGGTTCTGGGACCGCATCTGCGTGTGGAACGACATTCCGAAGTACATCCTGCCAAGGCCGGGCGTGGTTGTGCAGACCCTTCAGGACGATGCTCCACTGCTGTTTTCCTCGCTGCTGGTTACCCTCAAGATCACGTTCCTCAGCCTGGCGCTCGCCATTCTGGGCGGGGTAGGGCTGGCCGTGTTGTTTGCCCAGTCGAAATGGGTGGAAATGTCGTTCTTTCCTTTCGCGGTCATCCTGCAGGTGACGCCGATCGTGGCGATCTTTCCGCTGATCAACATCTATGTCGACAATCAGACTGCGAAGCTCCTTCTATGTGCCTGGATCGTTGCCTTCTTCCCGATCCTCTCCAACACGACGCTGGGGCTGAATTCCGTCGATCGCAATCTGCGTGACCTGTTCCGGCTGAACGGCGCGACGCGCTGGCAGGAACTGTGGCACCTGCGCCTGCCGGCAGCCATGCCCTACTTCCTGGGTGGTCTGAAGATCGCCGGCGGCCTGTCGCTGATCGGTGCTGTGGTGGCCGAATTCGTCGCCGGCACATCCGGCCAGGCCTCGGGGCTCGCTTCACGCATCATCGAGGCTGGCTATCGGTTGAACGCGCCACGGCTGTTCGCCGCACTTATCCTGATTTCATTGACCGGCATCGTCATCTTTCTCGCGCTGTCCCTGCTGTCGCATCTCATCCTGCGCCGCTGGCACGAGAGCGCGATGAAGCAGGAGGCATGA
- a CDS encoding cytosine deaminase — translation MNILPIPSSGAYIFENARLHASLTVGFDGLADADGFVSADVAVDGDQIVAIAPHRLGSSSAPGAIDLKGRIVLPCFVDCHTHLDKGHIWPRSPNPDGSFAGALHATHADRTAHWNAGDVSRRMDFALRTAYAHGTKAIRTHLDSAAPQDGISWPVFETMREKWQGRVDLQAACLVGIEETRDETWFAGLARRVAAARGVLGAVTYMVPDLDALLDRMFTLAIEHDLDLDFHADETDAVDAVSLKKLAEAALRHRFEGKILVGHCCSLARQPDDEVLDTLDKVARAKMAVVSLPMCNLYLQDRRHDATTPRWRGVTLLHEMKARGISVAVASDNTRDPFYAYGDLDMLEVYRMATRILHLDHPVGDWPRAVAQTPADVMRLADTGVLQPGGPADLVVFKGRNWTELLSRPEADRIVVRDGRQIDTSLPGYAELDELVGA, via the coding sequence TTGAATATACTGCCGATCCCGTCGTCCGGAGCCTATATATTTGAAAATGCTCGCCTTCATGCCTCGCTGACCGTCGGTTTCGACGGCTTGGCGGACGCCGACGGCTTTGTGAGCGCGGATGTCGCTGTTGACGGCGACCAGATCGTCGCTATCGCGCCACATCGTTTGGGGTCGTCGTCCGCGCCGGGAGCGATCGATCTCAAGGGGCGCATCGTCCTGCCCTGTTTCGTCGATTGCCATACACATCTCGACAAGGGCCATATCTGGCCGCGTAGCCCCAATCCGGACGGTTCTTTTGCCGGCGCCCTGCACGCGACGCATGCGGACAGGACCGCGCACTGGAACGCAGGCGACGTCTCCCGGCGCATGGACTTTGCATTGCGCACGGCGTACGCGCATGGAACCAAGGCCATACGCACGCATCTCGACAGCGCCGCGCCGCAGGATGGCATTTCCTGGCCGGTGTTCGAAACAATGCGGGAAAAATGGCAGGGACGCGTCGACCTGCAGGCCGCTTGCCTCGTCGGCATCGAAGAAACCCGCGATGAGACCTGGTTCGCGGGACTGGCGCGTCGTGTCGCTGCCGCGAGAGGTGTGCTGGGTGCCGTCACCTATATGGTTCCTGACCTCGATGCCTTGCTGGACAGGATGTTTACTCTCGCCATCGAGCATGATCTCGATCTGGATTTTCATGCCGACGAGACCGATGCCGTCGACGCTGTTTCCCTGAAGAAGTTAGCCGAAGCGGCATTGCGCCATCGGTTTGAGGGAAAGATCCTCGTCGGCCACTGCTGTTCCCTGGCACGCCAGCCCGACGACGAGGTGCTGGATACGCTGGACAAGGTGGCGCGGGCAAAGATGGCTGTGGTGTCGCTGCCGATGTGCAATCTCTATCTGCAGGACCGCCGGCATGACGCGACCACGCCGCGCTGGCGTGGCGTAACACTGCTGCATGAGATGAAGGCGCGAGGCATTTCTGTCGCGGTGGCTTCGGACAACACGCGCGATCCGTTCTATGCCTATGGCGATCTCGACATGCTTGAGGTCTACCGTATGGCGACCCGCATCTTGCATCTCGACCATCCGGTAGGCGATTGGCCTCGCGCGGTCGCACAGACCCCGGCGGATGTCATGCGGCTGGCTGATACCGGCGTGTTGCAGCCGGGCGGACCGGCCGATCTGGTCGTTTTCAAGGGACGAAACTGGACCGAATTGTTGTCGCGTCCAGAAGCTGATCGCATCGTTGTTCGTGATGGCAGGCAGATCGATACCAGCCTGCCGGGCTATGCCGAGCTCGATGAACTGGTGGGGGCATGA
- a CDS encoding FAD-binding oxidoreductase, giving the protein MDIAALKRDLEGLKIEDNEKIVQQKSRDFYWYSPVLKRQLEQVTGDLVVSPKSEAEVVRILAACFAHRVPVTPRGTGTGNYGQAMPLSGGVVLNLADMNEIVAISPGRVVCGPGAILADIDRATRAHSAQELRLHPSTYNTASVGGFIAGGSGGVGSINFGGLRDFGNIIRLRVVTMEAEPRVLELTGEDLHKVTHAYGTNGIITEVEMPLTAAYDWVDVLVGFDSFMGAARYGNSLACQDGLLTKLITPIAAPVPQLYFKRHQKFLRDGQSICAVMVAPHSLDAFLAFTRRDGGEVIFNAASLTDDEKKGLPPAFELAWNHTTLRALRVDPAITYLQSLYPFPNHLALVEKIDTMFPGEVFSHLEFVRLDGNITCFGLNLVRFTTEERLDEIVSLFEENGCPIFNPHRYTLEEGGMKQTDSVQLAFKREADPQGLLNPGKMIAWENPDYDYRSGRTFLFKGLAKAS; this is encoded by the coding sequence ATGGATATCGCTGCGCTGAAACGAGACCTCGAAGGCCTGAAGATCGAGGACAACGAGAAGATCGTCCAGCAGAAGAGCCGCGACTTCTACTGGTACAGCCCGGTGCTCAAGCGCCAGCTGGAGCAGGTTACCGGCGATCTCGTCGTCTCACCGAAATCCGAAGCGGAAGTGGTGCGCATACTCGCAGCCTGTTTTGCACATCGCGTGCCGGTGACCCCACGTGGCACCGGCACCGGCAACTACGGGCAGGCGATGCCGCTTTCCGGCGGTGTGGTGCTCAACCTGGCCGACATGAATGAAATCGTTGCGATTTCTCCCGGCCGCGTGGTGTGTGGGCCCGGTGCCATCCTGGCCGATATCGACAGGGCGACGCGTGCGCATTCGGCGCAGGAACTGCGTCTCCATCCATCCACCTACAACACAGCTTCCGTTGGCGGTTTCATCGCCGGCGGTTCCGGCGGCGTTGGCTCGATCAATTTCGGTGGTCTGCGCGACTTCGGCAACATCATCCGGCTGCGCGTGGTGACCATGGAGGCCGAGCCGAGGGTGCTGGAACTGACCGGCGAGGATCTGCACAAGGTCACTCATGCCTATGGTACCAACGGCATCATCACCGAAGTCGAGATGCCGTTGACGGCGGCCTATGACTGGGTGGACGTGCTGGTCGGTTTCGACAGCTTCATGGGCGCTGCCCGCTACGGCAACTCGCTGGCCTGCCAGGACGGCTTGCTGACCAAGCTGATCACCCCGATTGCTGCTCCCGTGCCGCAGCTTTATTTCAAGCGGCACCAGAAGTTCCTGCGTGATGGACAAAGCATCTGCGCGGTCATGGTCGCCCCGCATTCGCTCGATGCATTCCTTGCCTTCACGCGCCGCGATGGCGGCGAGGTGATCTTCAACGCCGCCAGTTTGACCGACGATGAGAAGAAGGGCTTGCCACCGGCCTTCGAACTGGCGTGGAACCACACGACACTGCGGGCGCTGCGTGTCGATCCGGCAATCACATACCTGCAATCGCTCTATCCGTTTCCCAATCATCTGGCTTTGGTCGAAAAGATCGACACGATGTTTCCCGGCGAGGTGTTCTCGCATCTGGAGTTCGTGCGTCTGGACGGCAACATCACCTGCTTTGGTCTGAATCTGGTGCGTTTCACCACGGAGGAGCGGCTGGACGAGATCGTAAGCCTGTTCGAGGAGAACGGCTGTCCGATCTTCAATCCGCACCGCTACACGCTGGAGGAGGGCGGCATGAAGCAGACGGATTCCGTCCAGCTTGCCTTCAAGCGCGAAGCCGATCCGCAAGGACTGCTCAATCCCGGCAAGATGATCGCCTGGGAAAACCCTGACTACGATTATCGTTCGGGGCGGACATTCCTGTTCAAGGGTCTGGCAAAAGCGAGTTGA
- a CDS encoding NAD(P)H-dependent oxidoreductase codes for MRVLVIYAHPVETSFNAALHTMIVERLTAEGHEVDDCDLYAEDFDPRLTRAERMAYHDTPGNIEPVRGYVERLRKAEGLVLCFPVWNYGYPAILKGFFDRVFLPGVSFRLVEGKVRPTLDNIRKVVAVTSYGGSRLRAYLVGDPPRKLVQRLLRVSVRPGAPVSYLAHYSMNLSTPQSRDRFMARVARRMDAF; via the coding sequence ATGCGTGTCCTGGTTATCTATGCGCATCCGGTCGAAACGAGTTTCAACGCTGCGCTGCATACGATGATCGTTGAGCGTCTCACAGCTGAAGGGCATGAGGTCGACGATTGTGATCTGTACGCCGAGGACTTCGATCCGCGGCTGACACGCGCGGAGCGCATGGCCTATCACGATACGCCGGGCAACATTGAGCCGGTGCGAGGCTACGTCGAACGACTGCGCAAGGCGGAGGGGCTGGTTTTGTGTTTTCCGGTCTGGAATTACGGCTATCCCGCCATCCTGAAAGGGTTCTTCGACCGCGTGTTCCTGCCGGGTGTGTCGTTCCGGCTGGTCGAAGGCAAGGTGCGTCCCACGCTCGACAACATCCGCAAGGTCGTTGCGGTGACCAGCTATGGCGGCTCCCGGCTGCGCGCCTATCTGGTCGGTGATCCGCCACGCAAGCTTGTCCAGCGCCTGTTGCGCGTTTCCGTCAGGCCGGGTGCCCCGGTCTCCTATCTGGCGCACTATTCGATGAATCTGTCGACGCCTCAGTCACGGGATCGCTTCATGGCCAGGGTAGCGCGCAGGATGGATGCGTTCTGA
- a CDS encoding NAD(P)H-dependent oxidoreductase, whose protein sequence is MRVLVVYCHPVPESFCAAVRDAALDAIAAKGCEARLIDLYAENFDPVMRDGERREYNERAPADPALAHHIAHLKWAEAIVFVYPTWWYGLPAMLKGWLDRVWAKDVAFALDSGGRITPLMGHIRKIAVVTTCGAPRWWSHIVGHPGRKTILRGIRALCAKRCKTLFVAHYLMDASTPQSRQAFLGRVRQRLSAF, encoded by the coding sequence ATGCGGGTTCTGGTCGTCTATTGCCATCCCGTACCGGAAAGCTTCTGTGCAGCCGTGCGCGACGCCGCACTCGACGCCATAGCAGCCAAGGGTTGCGAAGCGCGGCTGATCGATCTCTATGCCGAGAATTTCGACCCCGTCATGCGAGACGGCGAACGGCGCGAATACAATGAGCGTGCGCCGGCCGACCCCGCGCTGGCGCACCACATTGCTCATCTGAAATGGGCGGAAGCAATCGTCTTCGTCTATCCGACCTGGTGGTATGGGTTGCCGGCGATGCTGAAGGGCTGGCTGGACCGTGTCTGGGCCAAGGACGTCGCCTTCGCGCTCGATTCAGGTGGACGGATCACCCCGCTGATGGGGCACATCCGGAAGATCGCGGTGGTCACGACCTGCGGTGCGCCACGCTGGTGGTCGCATATCGTTGGCCATCCGGGTCGAAAGACGATCCTGCGCGGCATTCGCGCGCTGTGCGCCAAACGCTGCAAGACCCTGTTCGTGGCACACTACCTTATGGATGCCTCGACGCCACAAAGCCGGCAAGCCTTCCTCGGACGAGTGCGGCAGAGGCTGAGCGCGTTTTGA